The Rosa rugosa chromosome 1, drRosRugo1.1, whole genome shotgun sequence genomic sequence GATAGATCAAAAGTATGTATTACATATGTGGATGTATGAACTCAGTAACCACAGAGGAGTAATTGTTGGCTTGTCTATCCTCGACGATCAAAAGTAGATATGGAGCAACTATGTAAGTATATTGGGTGATTTCCATTCAACACACATTTTACCAAGGATACTAGGAGAGCTGAGGATCAAAAGGTTTAGGAGAGTACCTCTCTCCTTCCTTTCCGGTAGTCCTTGAAGATCGAATCAGAAAGCAGATATCAACACTCACTGATCTTAGGGTAAAAGTAATTTGCATTCCATATTAATCTGCATGTGATTGATTGGATCTGATTTGATATATAGTTTGTTAAAACGATTTCGAAATCGGATTTGCATTAAAATGTTTTAAAACTTCATATCGGATAAAAGATCATGATTAATTGTGTTGCAAAGATTTTGTTTAACAAACTTTCCTTATCTCATTCCGTGAGTAAAGGGATTTGATTAAGGGGGAGTCTTGttcccctataaaaggttttgaaactagTTTTCTTAGTTAGAGTTTTTGGGTCTAAGCATTGGTCATTGTTGTGTGTTGCATAGTCTTCACAAATTGTTTTCTGCTAAAACTCTCTTTGATCATTATTCACTTTCCTTGCTTActgtattcatctcatacatCAATCTTAAGATCAGTGGGTCATTGATACAAGGGAAGATTGGAAGATCGGTTCATCTAGATATTGAGATACTTGTGTTGAGTAGAGATATATCAGTTGTAAACCAAGTTAGCTATGTTGCTAGTGAATGTGATTGTGATAAACATCACTACTTGTATACTGTAAACTTATTGATTCATAGTGAATTTGTTTCTTGTGTTGGCTACGTTccaagccacgcagtgaagtttcctcagtggtgaggtttacactgTGTTAGCAATTGTCGTGTTATCTTTGAGTGTGTTACATATTTGCAAAGCAGTTTTTGTCATTTATATACATCAACATATTGTTCTATCTGGTATTTTCAAACTACTTCTAAAGATAGAGTTGAGTAAAGCTTTCTCCAACTCTACACTCATTCCAAGCTTCACTAGTGAGACTATGTAGTCCATGAGGCGTGAATCGCATGGGATAACAATTGGATCACTACTCGATATTCCAAATTCTTCTTCAGACATCTTGAATAGCTCTTGGAAAATGTAGTTAGAAAGATAGGACAAGGGAAGCACAAAGCGCCTCTTGTCAAGGGTGTAGATAACGAACGTGCCTTTATCTGCAGTACTAGTATTCATCCTGTTACCGTCGACAGCTGCTCTTTGGTATGAAGTTTTCCTTCTCCCAATAACTGGTAGCTTCTGGAAGTTCCTGGTCAGTTTGATGAGCTTCTTTGGACTAAGTAGAATGTCCATGGAGATTATATGCTGAGTTTGTTCAACAAAACGCAGCTATAGAGAGAAGGTGTGTTAATCTTTTGAATCCTGTTATTGCTAGGCTGGTAGATTGAGAACACATGGGGGTGGGCTTCCAATATATAGACATATCCAATAATAATTCCATTGATGTAGCTTTCTTCATGTTAGTGAGTTTCGATGGCATTAAAATATTCTGTGTGATTAGTTATGTTGGATTATACGGAGAAGGAGAAGATTTCAATGTTTGACAACCGGCAGTTGATCTTGGACATGCTTTCTTCTAGTGTATATCAGGTTCTTCATATAAGGACACTATCAAGAGGTCTTACTTATGAGTTGTTTACTAGGCTAGATCATAGTAAGTTAAAGCCTCTCTGAACCTCCGTACGTACCACTCATTCATTAAGGTAGGAATCGTAGGATATGATGTACCTTTCCTAAAGTACAAATTCTGGTTTCGTTACCAAATGGCATGGGTGGGCAATTTCCAATGCACTTAGTTGCTtaatgagtttttctattggaacctccaaatttactcacttgacctctatgctttttacacctcttatcaaatcttcaaatactaaatttactcactaaacctcactaaacttcctcaaataacctcactcatataatttgcaaacaaattattatctttaagggttaaatactgtttactccctgaacttcagggaaaaaacagttcagtccctccctttttaatttcacacgtttactccctcatctctcaattttggaccaataggtccattccgtccaatttcTCGGTTAAGTCACTGTTGTGGTTATCCCTTTCGCTGTAAAATATCTATCCTACCCacacttttttaaaaaaaatatatatttttttaatttttaatttttaatttttccttgtccttttttgtatttatctcttcttcttccattatTCTCTCACAAATTCTCGCCGAGCTGTGAACCCCAACCGGCCTCGTCTTGCCAGCAGCCTCAGCCCAACACCGTCAAACCCTAAGCGGAGTCGACGGTGGATTTCTCTACGGTGGAGCAGCTGTTTGGAGCTCCGATTTGAACCCGAGATCGAGGCCGAGAGAGAAGATGATCCAATCCAGGCAGAAGCTGATCCGATCTAGGGAGAAGACGACGAACGTTGGCCAGTGGACTTGGGGATGTTTTTCGGTGGCGGCTGAGCGAAGATGATGTCGGCTGGTGATCCTCTTCTCttttcctctcttctctttctccaaAAACAAATTcccaatttatttttattttttggtctgATCCCACCTCGGTGAGTTCGATGGTGGTGGAGTTGTGctcttcatcgtcttcctcaaCCTCTTATGGCACCCAATCTTCATGATCGTCTTCTTGATCATCCTCGTCTACTGGGTCTGCGGTTAATTCTCCTGCGCTGCCGCCCCGTCGTTCTCTTCAACCAGACTTCGACGACGGTGTCGTCCTCTTCGCGCTCAGCCTCCTCCCCTTTGGGTCACAGAAGACTTGCATTTCAATGAGGAAAGTGCTGTTGAAGGTGGGTTAGTTTTTGTGAGTGGATCGAAGCTGTCGCGCTCAGCCTATACCCGATTTTGAAATCGGGTTTTCTGAATTCATATGGCTGTTGATTTTGAATATTTCTTGAGATGATATATGGAGCCTCAATTATTAATTGTTTAACTTTTGCTGATGTGATTGAAATTTTGAGTTACTAAACTTGAAATGGTGTTGTTTGGTTGAATTTGAAACAAGTAGACATGGATTTCTTGTTGTGCTGTGGTTTTTGACATATTCTGAGTtctgacagagagagagagagaggatacaTCTGGTGAGGATTTCGTTTTGGCTTAGGATCCACCCAATCCCATCGGTagtggaagaggaagaagagagagaaaagcagaagggaaaaagagagagagagagagaggaaaaaaataaattaattaaaaaaaattgaggggTATATGAGACATTTGGACGTGGAAGGGATAATCACAACAATGACTTAACTGAGAAATTGGActgaatggacctattggtctaaaattgagagatgagggagtaaaCATGTGAAATTAAACAGGGAgagactgaactgttttttccctgaaagttcagggagtaaacagtatttaaccctatctttaaaataaaaattttagtcatttcaatgatttaatcactctataaatcttaactaaatatacattttttttttttttgaaaggatttgatgttattagatatcaaagccataaaaacaggtcagagtctaacagaacttacataagaaaatccGAGACAAATCGGGTAACTTATCTAAGCCACTCTAAACTCATTAAGATCTAAGGGACGCTCACTGAACAGCAAGCCTAAACTAAGCAAGAGTAGTCTCGCTCTCTAAGGGAGaaatattcatctagtctaatctgccagtcatacaattgtggtacaaatatcaactagaaacgtcttagaaAAGCCCATAGAAATTACCCCTCCTTCTAAGGCTTGAGTCCAGAATGTCTAAAAGCTTGGAGGACTTAAAAAAGCGCGAGTCCCTTCCCCATAGGGTTGGAACCAGCACCTTCTACAGTCTCCTCagtagccaacaacctcggcatcaggttgcTCCTCGGGCTCTCGTTGGGGATCTACAGTAAATAGCCCCCATTTTCATATTTGAGCCAAAAAAAGCCCAATTGCTACCTTCGGCCCAGTCATTGCCCTAGGCCCAATCACATATGGCCCAGAAAACAGTCCAATCAAACCGGTAGTCAACCCTAGTTGGTTTTCCGCCGAATTTTCAGGGACTGCTTCCTGCCCATCTTTCGCCGCCCTGACTTTCAGACGACCAATCGCAGCCACCAGCCCAATCACCGCCGGCACCAGCCCAATCATCGCCAGCACCAGCCCAGGTGCTACAGAGACCCATCGCGGTGCCTCCACGAAGCGCGCCGAACCACCATGGCCTAATCAGAGGAAGCAAACTACGCCGGCCCAATCCGGCACCACTGAAGTAAACGAACCACGCCGCCACGCCGACGCAGAGCCCAATCGCCCCCAGAACTGCAGGCATCGATCCCAACGTCGCCTCTCCGACCCGATCCGCCCAACCTTGTTCACAAAAACACCCTCAACTGACAAACGCTTCAACTGGAGTCTCCGAAAGTCTTGGTCGAGACCCCGACGTCGCTGTAGGAGAAACCACCATCTCTCCAAGCCTACTCCGCCGTCGTCCTGCCACTGCTCGGTCTGGAGAGTACGAGACTCCCCACCGCCAtcacgaaacctaggtttcgtctTCCGGGGTCGCTCCGCAAGTGTCGGAGGCCCTCCCATCGTTTCTACTAAAATTTCTTTGTGTATTATATAGATTGGCCATTCatcaatatttttatttttggatagATCGGTCATTATTCATTGCCATTGTTGCAATGTCAATCTATGTATAatataatcaaacttgagtttcaaaaattaatgtctaagcaataagaaaatgccatgaactattatgtcttttttttttttttttttttttttttttctattttagctgtgtaaaaaaagaaagaaagaggaaatcatttatttttattctcaaaaaaaaaaaatcattcgttttttaatatttatttttttctaggCCTGGGATCGGTTTGGCTCGGCTCGGGAACATGCCTATACCGATACCAATACCGAGTTTGTAGTCAGCTCGGTTCGGTTCGGGACGCCAGAATCTCATCTGCAATACCGATTAGGCCCGAATCCGATCGGTTCGGTACCAATCGACCTGAACTGCTTTGAATAgcaaaatttccagaaacctgAAAAAATGCAGCATTGTAAATTTGCAAACCTTTCTAATTAGTTCTCCAATGAACTTCATGCACATTTCTAATTTAGGAAAGAAATTGGGTACCTGAAATGGGGATTGATTCTAGAGAAGAAGATTATTCTAATTTAGGAATAATTAAATCACTGATTACCAAGATTTGAGGAATTAGAGGGGGGTAATTTAAGCTTTCCACATAAAcagaaacgaaaaaaagaaatggatgGTCTGAGCTTCGCTGGTGTACAAGTGGAAATGGTGAAGCAAGGTAGGCTCGTATAACAAAATTAGTTTTCTGGGGTTTTTTAAATCCAACCACTAATCAACCCCAAATTCAATCATGTTGCTACAAAGTACAAAGCATGAACGAAAACTGAAAAAATCTGAGAAAGTGAGAGACTTACCCGCAATTTTCCCATCTATTCAGAGTGGGAGGCTTGAAGAATCGAGTTGAGTCAAATCGAGGCTACTTCTTCACTCTTGAACTCTGATTTGGTCTCTATGAGAGGACTGAGAGGAGTGACCGAGTGAGAGACTTCGATTCTTCGATGGAGGGGAGAGAGGAGTGAGAGACTTTGATTCTTCGATGGAGGGCAGTGAGGAGTGAGAGCCTTCGAATTTGAATCTCCTCTCTGGGCCTTCGAATCTTCGATGGAGGGCAGAGAGCCAGAGAGGAATTTAGGAATTTAGGGTTTGTGAGTTGAGAAATGAGAACGGCAGAAGGGGAAAATGCGAAATGATTTGGGATTTGGGAGTATTAAGGCTGAGTGGCTGATCACATACGACAAGTCGCGAAAATATTAGAaaatcgggtcgggtcggacaATACGGTACCTATTTGACCCATACCGATGCCGACCCGTTTACTTACTATTCGGTACGGTACGGTTCGGTATTATGTGGAACTGGAATTGCAAACCGACCCGATCAGTATCTGCTCGGATCGGACGGTTTCGGTCTCGGTTTGTCAGTTTGGAGTTCCCAGGCctatttttttctgtattttttgtaccacatgattaattatttaaatatttttagttttttttttaaaaaaaaattttctttctattttagctgtgcaaaaaaaaaatgaagaaatcatttttttttattctaaaaaaaaaatcattcgtttttaatgtttatttatttttctgtattttttgttacCACATGAGGTCTATCTCCACCTAGACAAGAGGGATATCCCTTGGGTTTATACAGACAGCTCTCAACTCCAAGCTCAACATTTGGACCTACCCCTTGACCCTGACCAAACCCTATCGTCCTCTGCTGAGTTTATTCTGATGAACTCAATTTTTAATAGATAGACAAACCCCAAATAGTTGCTTAGTCCGGATAACCTTTTATATACTCTGACCATAAACATGGGTTGGACTAGTTCTATCATGACAATGAGGCAGATTGAAAACTTATAAACTGACCTCAGGAATTGTAATTAAGCGTAGTGAGTAGAAGAGAATATCCTGTGAAAACTCCAATTTCAATTGTCATTCTTTGCATCTACTAGCTTCAACAGCATCTTTAGTCTTCAACAGAGAAATTTCATATAATCAGAAAACTTATCGCTCTCTATCTACGATTAGATTAGCAAGGCTTTAACATCGAATTGATTCTAGCCTAACAAAAATccgacaagaaaaaaaaagttggatCGCAACATCGAATTAATTGATAAAAAATTCATACCTTAAACTCTTCAAATCGAACTACAACTTTGAAAGTGAGAAAATTGCTTGCTCCAATTCTGCAAACAGCCTCCTTTAGAGCGAAATCCTTGAGAAAACTAATGGGCTCTTGATCATTTTATCAAATTTTCTGCTTGGGAATTGGGATATGGAAGTGAAGGAGTCGGAGTTTTGATGGAGGAGGCTGAAGGAAGTCGAAAATGACTTCATCTCGAGACCTAAAGGAGTTTTAGTTCTCAAAACACCAAAATGACGTCGTTTTGGtgttataaaataaataaataaaataaaataaaaaattctgaGCGTCCGCGTTGAACGCCTCTGGATGCGTTTCTGGCGCCTTTGCCGCCTTGATCTGCGCCTTGCCAGCAAAACACACTCATTTTCTCATGCGCCTCGCGCCTTTTGAGCCTCAAGGAGCGCCTTTTAAAACATTGGTCCAGGTTGTTAGAACAATaattttcaatctttttttttattaataaagaaaatgtaaggtTTTGGCTTTGATAACTGAATAACATGCCCtttattttaactttttattgtgtttggaGTCTAGGATTTTTGTTCACTATGTCATTATTTTGTTTAGGTGCTTAAGGAATGGAACAATCGTTCAAGGAATCGGAGAACATTATACTCACTAATGATCAAGGTATGTTGTTTAAATTAAAATTTTCTCGAGTTTTGTTTTGGTGACACATCTGTGAAAACAAAATATTACTTAAATTGTCTAGGAACAGTGGATGATTCATCAAAGAGCCTAGAGATTAATTAATCAAGAAAATGAGGTGGAAGAAGTAATGCAAGAGCCCTTTGTTGAGATGAGTTTTAATTCTATTGAGGAGGCATATGACTAGTATAGAAAATATGGGAAGCAATTAGGATTCCCAGTGAGAAAGAGAACATCGAGAAGGGGAGAGATCGATGATAGGAATACAAAATATATTACTATTTCATGTGGGAAATTTTAGAAGCAAGAGTCAAATAACTCTCTAAAGCCGCATCCAAGTGTAACGTTCATTTACTTAATTAGCAATCAAAGAGAACAATGttgttcatcaaaaaaaaaagttttggacGTGAAAGGTgggttaaaaaagaaaaagaaacacagCGAACGCTATGAGTATGAGTAAATAAAAATTGACATATTAAGAGACCTGACAATAGAGaacaaagaggaagaaaaaaaactaaaacaaaaacaacatgcTAAACTCTAATTCAAATCCACTTCCCCTTATTGTACCCTGATAACAGTGTAACATCTTCACAACTCTCAGCGTCGCGGTCACAGAACAAAATTTTTACTTGACTACGATCAATAAAAGTTCCACTGTTATTCCAAACATGCTATTCGTATTTCATActgaggggaaaaaaaattacCGCGGTTAGAATGGGCAGAGTTTTTGTTAACGATGCTTGCAAGGAAATCAAAATCGGATTGAGAAGGAGTTGATCAATTGAAGAGGAGGTGAGAGGGTTGAGAGTAGGGGTGAGTGAAGGAGAGAAGAGAACAACGTCTAATGAAGATGAAGACGTCACATATTCTGATCCAAAACAAATAGGGTTTaaaagataaaatcaagaaagtgaaaaaagaaaaatgaattttcgtaattaagagaaaataaaaatatgaaagaaTCAGAAATTATGCTTTGATGATGTGGCTATGCCACATAAGATGCCGCCTAATGTAGGTTCTAGGTAGTTCCCTAAAAGATAGTTTACCTAGcattattctttcttttttttgaataaacctaGCATTATTCTTTACGATATCAAAAGATACAGGtattgttaatgctcaaagactggcggtagccaaaccttcgtttaacgcgggtccggcgggcggaccgctactctgtatacttggtgattcttgctggctgccaaatgaaagatagggcgtcagagggagaccgcgttgggcggtcttcacttctccgatgcctaagtcagttgatatataggcagcacaataataaatgagtagttaatgcgtaataatgaagagagaagagaggaccttttataggtgaggagaggtctgatcttctctctgttttcgatgtgggactgatgtgcctcagttcccagtttcagtagcttctgatgccgtcttggcagagtgcgtggcggcgcgtcagcggtgatcccggggaactcttgtgctcaggtcgtggcccgcctggctgcctatccgtgggtcactgcttcgacggtagttggtacctctggcggtacgatgagcgtggctgattatagctaattatgctttgcaaacgtacatgtaggtacaagtcccccaagtccccagtcaaggagggcaatcttggttggggagttgatcggcggttttgaagcgttttctttcgctagacttttgcaaaagcataattagcgtcagtgcgttgtcaaccatggatattactgagcaaacgctttataccctttcgggtgggcccctgctaggccccccagggagtcccccactccccggctaagatggacctccggatggtcgcaaaatttgtttggtgagggggagctgcacggagcagagggtgttgggtagcgaacccaatctttagtacccgagtgacgggggtcaacgtacctgatcagggccgtcgtagactgttgactagtccccgtgtcccgtagggacaatctgactgtaatgccgcgtggcggtcattttgtcagaatgaggcgtggcctcgggatccgccgctggcgggtgtccccccgctggtttatagcagtaaacagcgtccagtggacgtgcttggcgttactttattgagcggtaccgcgctgaataaagtacgcgatttGCCAGATAAAAAGgagtttccgctagaggtgtgtagcggaaggcgccccgttttgtatgatgacaagggagaagtgccgCTCTTaggagacttcgtgaataacagctagtgaaaagttccgctggcggggttccgcccagcggagatGGTCACTTGCAGAagataagtgagaagttccgctggcggggtttcgctcagcggagaccgtcacttggagaaggcaagtgagaagttccgctggcggggtgtcgctcagcggagaacatcacttggagaagggaagtgagaagttccgctggcggggtgtcgctcagcggagaacatcacttggagaagggaagtgagaagttccgctggcggggtgtcgctcagcggagaacatcacttggagaagggcgtACCTGGGATTGCTTCCGTGATACGCcctgacacgtggcaaataagtagagggttagcgtgtggagacgcgttTCTCattccggccgtcttctcgtcattaatgcgagtaatgatgtcgcctcggttaacccggagggttagtgcgaacaggggacacgtggacggctggggtgtgatgtcgttttctagcggacggcccaaaagcctctgatgttgacataaaagggggggaacgcatTGAGAAGGGACATCTGAAAATACATTCGAACCgtagtcgtcttcaagctctgcccatccGAGATTTGTAGAGAGAGAGTGCCGCGCGTTGGTGGAGTGttcgtggtcggagagacgaaaacttctgtcgtcggggcatagcgagTATCAGCACGTcagagagttcacgactgaggttagtgttctggttatccttttcttcggtttcgtgtttttgtcgatttgtgggtttggtatttgtgtcggggattggtgtgtgaactgggtttcttgatgttCGTCGGAGGTGTAAGATGAGATTTGGGGTAGGTTACAGTGttttgacagagagttgtcagttagggttttgctagatggttgaatctgggttgaggggggggggtttgttcatgttttggtattttatgggtagctgttcgtggtgctttgctatacctgatatagggataggttagatccttctgtgggctaactgatttgggttttagggttttgggatggccaacgtcatagagatctcgagcagtgaggactccgggtctgacgtgtcaatcagtgcggcggataggatttttattgactcgttgcgtccgtctgcccgtgcaggaacctcactgccagagccgctagacatcgagccgctacaaaccataccctgggaagtagtcatgggccgttcgtcgcgtccggagagttctagggcgggtgaggatgcTACTGCGCGGGATAGGAATGAGGAGCGGTTagcaagtaacagcgccgccagtggttccgctgacgggggaaacgtgacgggagaggaaacagagtcggcgtgggttctccaggatgggacccctgttgacgaggcgggagggcggatgactgccgccgctgtcaaccggatgaaacggatataccggctgccgggagtggtgaaactTCGTCAACCGACTGCGGACGaaaaggcctcaattcttccagcggggttcgccgcctttcacgaggcaatattccgccaaggagtgacgttgccgcttgtacccaacctccagatcctggtgtgcgagttcggcgtcgcctttgggcagatctgtcccaacatgtggcggttgatgctggcgatgaactcttTGTGacggctatccgggtgcgaggggccaactgtggcggaggttttgcacttctacgaactggtgtacgttaatcgccaaggttgtagggggcaagtaaatttgagtcgccggcagggagcgcccaagctgatagaaaatttgagggattcgatgtcctactggcgggggacgttttacgtggcaacgacggggtgggagtatcaagcggagtccaaccagggggagccgacgtttaggattaagtcggagtttcagccaattcgaggttgtccgtcgatctccgctgaacatagttggcggtttattgtatatatgttgcaatcgtttgactgacacTTTCTCTTGTTTTACAGCGGGactgcgctacaatctgacgcgtgaggaagagtgccgggttgcgcgtatcaaaggttgttggaagaaccgcaatttgctggacttccgccttctcaccggctgggagttgttggttgATCTGCAActaacgcgcgctattggtaagtgatctccgccacattgtgtctcttgataacttggttaaagctaacGGGTGTTTGCATGTTgtcagagactccgccaggcaacaaagcgagccgcgacgcctttgacaaagccatggatcgtgcggagatcGACAACTTCTTGGAGGCAATGTATGTCTCAGGCGAGGCGGCCCAAatgacagttgtgaacccggagacgctggaggtgagcgcatccgaggttccggtgacgctgcccatgccgcaccactctcacctaggggccgacggtctgcccagcgtgcaggcggatggacaagcgg encodes the following:
- the LOC133727838 gene encoding auxin-responsive protein SAUR68-like; this translates as MDILLSPKKLIKLTRNFQKLPVIGRRKTSYQRAAVDGNRMNTSTADKGTFVIYTLDKRRFVLPLSYLSNYIFQELFKMSEEEFGISSSDPIVIPCDSRLMDYIVSLVKLGMSVELEKALLNSIFRSSLKIPDRTIC